Proteins co-encoded in one Gemmatimonadaceae bacterium genomic window:
- a CDS encoding GNAT family N-acetyltransferase has product MRPIAPPREYDVPVLAELNNRFAPDGLTLPRSESFVESHLDDYRVIRDDDGHVVGCVCIDEYSPSLVELVSLAVEASQQGKGLGAQLIKAAVQLAAKRGYPEIFAVSFSDSLFQRCGFHFQDIERYPEKKRRYDRVSVDEWTIGHKHCFAMSLSVGEA; this is encoded by the coding sequence ATGCGTCCCATCGCCCCTCCCCGCGAGTATGACGTTCCCGTCCTCGCGGAGCTGAACAACCGCTTTGCACCCGACGGGCTGACCCTGCCCCGCTCCGAATCGTTTGTCGAGTCGCACCTCGACGACTATCGCGTGATTCGCGACGACGACGGGCACGTGGTGGGGTGCGTGTGCATCGACGAGTATTCGCCGTCACTGGTGGAGCTGGTGTCGCTGGCCGTCGAAGCGTCGCAGCAGGGGAAGGGGCTGGGAGCGCAGCTCATCAAGGCGGCGGTGCAGCTGGCGGCCAAGCGCGGTTATCCGGAGATCTTCGCCGTCTCGTTCAGCGACTCGCTCTTCCAGCGGTGCGGCTTCCACTTCCAGGACATCGAACGCTATCCCGAGAAGAAGCGGCGCTACGACCGCGTCTCCGTGGACGAGTGGACGATCGGGCACAAGCACTGCTTCGCGATGTCGTTGTCGGTGGGCGAAGCGTAG
- a CDS encoding FAD-binding oxidoreductase: protein MGAVPLVARDLVGVVTAPPACVRLSPADDAIADYLHDESKLTSRGAGSLAVPETVEELRQVLAWHAANGHAVAISGSRTGVVGGAVPEPDAHLVALSALRGVLSVDEAGEPPTATVLAGTCLSELTGYLAANHPALTFPVDPTETSASIGGMVATNAGGARTFRFGAMREWVEAITVELPSARTLTLRRGAGDGGEGALLLDDGGEIRRLELAPIPKPATKNAIGYGYFSSGDAIDLWIGAEGTLGAVSSVTVRLQRSSEQRLGYLQFFGDVAAAFRFVVLVRGDRSMRTTALEFLDRRSHALAAESGKPAVARVLEGSGAAECSVFVEVGFEGDGELETIADTLSDEIVACGADPSYSLAGATESELRDIRAFRHAVPERINAIIAQRRERHPGLHKIATDMAVPDDQLQWVFARYQEVLGGAGLDFAAFGHVGNNHFHVNILPRDEGELALAKECYLVLAREIVARGGCVAAEHGIGRIKKPFLAVQYSPEVLARFRSVKRWVDPRWRFNRGVLIDP from the coding sequence ATGGGCGCCGTCCCCCTGGTTGCGCGCGACCTGGTCGGGGTGGTGACTGCGCCACCGGCGTGCGTGCGCCTGTCGCCGGCCGACGACGCGATTGCCGACTACCTGCACGATGAATCCAAGCTCACGTCGCGCGGGGCAGGGTCGCTCGCCGTCCCCGAAACGGTGGAGGAGCTGCGGCAGGTGCTGGCGTGGCATGCCGCCAACGGACACGCGGTGGCCATCTCGGGGTCGCGCACGGGGGTTGTCGGAGGGGCCGTCCCCGAGCCTGACGCGCATCTGGTCGCGCTCTCGGCGCTGCGCGGTGTGCTCTCGGTCGACGAGGCGGGCGAACCGCCGACCGCCACCGTTCTGGCCGGGACCTGCCTCAGCGAACTCACTGGCTACCTGGCAGCCAACCACCCCGCGCTCACGTTCCCGGTCGATCCCACCGAGACGTCGGCGTCGATTGGCGGGATGGTCGCGACCAACGCCGGCGGTGCGCGCACCTTCCGGTTCGGCGCGATGCGCGAGTGGGTGGAGGCGATCACGGTGGAGCTGCCGAGTGCGCGCACGCTCACACTGCGGCGCGGCGCGGGCGATGGTGGTGAAGGGGCGCTGCTCCTGGACGACGGGGGCGAGATTCGCCGCCTGGAACTCGCCCCGATCCCGAAGCCGGCGACGAAGAACGCGATCGGCTACGGCTACTTTTCCTCGGGCGACGCGATCGACCTCTGGATTGGCGCGGAGGGGACGCTGGGCGCCGTTTCCAGCGTCACCGTGCGACTGCAGCGGTCGAGCGAGCAGCGGCTGGGCTACCTGCAGTTTTTCGGCGATGTGGCGGCGGCGTTTCGGTTTGTGGTCCTGGTAAGGGGAGACCGGTCGATGCGGACCACGGCGCTGGAGTTTCTCGATCGGCGTTCGCACGCGCTGGCGGCCGAGAGCGGGAAGCCGGCGGTTGCGCGGGTGCTGGAGGGGAGCGGAGCAGCGGAGTGCTCGGTTTTTGTGGAGGTCGGCTTCGAGGGCGACGGCGAGCTAGAAACAATAGCCGATACGCTATCTGACGAGATCGTGGCGTGCGGCGCGGATCCGAGCTACTCGCTGGCTGGGGCGACGGAGAGCGAACTTCGGGACATCCGCGCGTTCCGTCACGCCGTTCCGGAGCGCATAAACGCTATAATCGCCCAGCGGCGAGAAAGGCATCCTGGGCTCCACAAGATCGCGACCGACATGGCGGTGCCAGACGACCAGTTGCAGTGGGTCTTCGCGCGATACCAGGAGGTGCTGGGTGGGGCCGGGCTCGACTTTGCCGCGTTCGGGCACGTGGGGAACAACCACTTCCACGTGAACATCCTGCCGCGGGACGAGGGGGAGCTGGCGCTGGCGAAGGAGTGTTACCTCGTGCTGGCGCGCGAGATCGTGGCGCGCGGGGGGTGCGTGGCCGCTGAGCATGGGATTGGGCGCATCAAGAAGCCGTTTCTCGCGGTGCAGTATTCGCCCGAGGTGCTGGCGCGCTTTCGCTCGGTGAAGCGGTGGGTCGATCCGCGGTGGCGATTCAATCGCGGGGTGCTGATCGACCCGTGA